One Gloeothece verrucosa PCC 7822 DNA window includes the following coding sequences:
- a CDS encoding DUF3598 family protein — translation MTNIREAMPVLARHEGEWQGTYTLIDINGQILDHHQSHLSCQFPSDKPDTYYQVNRYSWPDGKVQEFHFPGIYRDKKVWFDTERLNGYSWEADDSTLILWLTYKGIPEEMYIYEMIQISPCNNHRARTWHWFKNNQIYQRTLIQESRIT, via the coding sequence ATGACTAATATTCGTGAAGCTATGCCCGTACTTGCCCGTCATGAGGGAGAATGGCAAGGAACTTACACCTTAATTGATATTAATGGGCAAATTTTGGATCATCATCAATCGCATTTAAGTTGTCAATTTCCCTCAGATAAACCTGACACTTACTATCAAGTGAATCGCTACAGTTGGCCAGATGGAAAAGTGCAAGAATTTCACTTTCCGGGAATTTATCGAGACAAAAAAGTCTGGTTTGATACTGAAAGATTAAATGGCTATTCTTGGGAAGCGGATGATTCAACCCTTATCCTTTGGCTCACTTATAAAGGGATTCCCGAAGAAATGTATATTTATGAAATGATTCAAATTAGTCCTTGTAATAATCATCGGGCAAGAACTTGGCATTGGTTTAAAAATAATCAAATTTATCAACGAACTCTAATACAAGAAAGTAGAATTACATAA
- a CDS encoding zinc-binding dehydrogenase — MNPKTYRKLMVKQYSHDFRTAAEIVEVNLEQPQADEIVIRNQFAAVNGGFDTLICQGKVPYVNPTLPFDLGVEVVGEVIAKGEKVGAFEVGDAVLTTARGGGYREYQTIKAEEAFKVPFASPEILTLMPTGVSALVALEQVGEMKSGEVVLVTAAAGGTGHIAVQLAKLAGNHVIGVCGSPEKSQLLQQLGCDRVINYRQENVDEVLKKEYPKGVNLVFECVGKGMFDTCVNNLAIRGRLVVVGFISEYAKDIEVVSGPRIYHQLFWKAASVRGFLMPQYREYMPEARERLLQLLETHQIQVAIEPREFRGIESIADAVEWLIGGKNQGKVVVRF, encoded by the coding sequence ATGAACCCAAAAACTTACCGAAAATTAATGGTGAAACAGTATAGTCATGATTTTCGAACAGCCGCAGAAATTGTAGAAGTTAACTTAGAACAGCCACAAGCTGATGAAATTGTCATTCGCAATCAATTTGCGGCGGTTAATGGGGGGTTTGATACCTTAATATGTCAAGGAAAAGTCCCCTATGTTAATCCGACTCTTCCTTTTGATCTAGGGGTAGAAGTGGTGGGAGAAGTAATAGCCAAAGGAGAAAAAGTGGGAGCCTTTGAGGTAGGAGATGCTGTATTAACCACTGCTAGAGGCGGAGGCTATCGAGAATATCAAACCATTAAAGCAGAAGAAGCTTTTAAAGTTCCTTTTGCCTCACCCGAAATTTTAACTTTAATGCCTACTGGTGTATCAGCTTTAGTCGCCCTCGAACAAGTAGGAGAGATGAAAAGCGGCGAGGTGGTGTTAGTTACTGCGGCTGCCGGAGGAACCGGACATATTGCTGTCCAACTGGCAAAACTGGCCGGAAATCATGTCATAGGGGTTTGTGGAAGTCCAGAAAAATCCCAACTTTTGCAACAATTGGGTTGTGATAGAGTTATTAATTACCGTCAAGAAAATGTGGATGAGGTCCTTAAAAAAGAATACCCCAAAGGCGTTAATTTAGTCTTTGAATGTGTTGGCAAAGGAATGTTTGATACTTGTGTCAATAATCTGGCGATTCGGGGGCGTTTAGTTGTTGTCGGATTTATCTCGGAATATGCTAAGGATATAGAAGTCGTTTCTGGGCCTCGGATTTATCATCAACTGTTTTGGAAAGCGGCTTCAGTGAGGGGGTTTTTGATGCCTCAGTATAGAGAATATATGCCCGAAGCGCGAGAGCGGCTTTTACAATTGTTAGAAACTCATCAAATTCAAGTGGCCATTGAACCGAGAGAGTTTAGGGGAATAGAATCCATCGCTGATGCAGTTGAATGGCTGATCGGTGGGAAAAATCAGGGTAAAGTGGTGGTTAGATTTTAA
- a CDS encoding HpcH/HpaI aldolase family protein: MFRPNRLKKMLQTGSQPIGCWIFFSGGDSLELLSMCGFDAFIFDHEHIATDMRVLVEQLRAAQATDVTCIVRVASHDPVYIKRVLDMGVEGLLVPTVESADEARAIVAATRYRPHGGNRGVGYPECRAANWGLTELEYVANYRENLLIGAIVETRRGFENLKEIAAVEGIDIVFLGPGDLMADIVDDFAALTKLGTYDHPEFKRLMTEAEAIVRSTPNCWLGGVSRTVAGGRELFAKGYDFVTPAADGWLMTDAARSIITAMRG, from the coding sequence ATGTTCAGACCTAATCGACTCAAGAAAATGCTCCAAACCGGTTCTCAACCCATCGGTTGCTGGATTTTTTTCTCAGGTGGTGACTCGCTCGAACTTCTTTCTATGTGTGGGTTCGATGCTTTTATCTTCGACCACGAACATATTGCTACTGATATGCGCGTCCTAGTAGAGCAACTCCGTGCGGCTCAGGCGACAGATGTTACCTGCATTGTGCGAGTGGCTTCACACGATCCAGTCTATATTAAGCGAGTCTTGGACATGGGCGTGGAAGGTTTGCTCGTTCCGACTGTAGAATCAGCAGATGAAGCGCGAGCCATTGTTGCCGCCACTCGCTATCGACCTCATGGGGGAAACCGAGGTGTGGGTTATCCGGAGTGCCGCGCCGCCAACTGGGGTTTGACAGAGCTAGAGTATGTTGCCAATTATCGGGAGAACCTACTGATAGGCGCTATCGTTGAAACTCGTCGGGGTTTTGAAAATCTAAAAGAAATTGCCGCAGTTGAGGGTATCGATATCGTATTTTTAGGACCCGGGGATCTGATGGCAGATATCGTCGACGATTTTGCTGCACTGACTAAGTTAGGAACTTATGATCATCCAGAATTTAAGCGGCTGATGACGGAAGCTGAAGCGATAGTTCGCTCTACGCCTAATTGTTGGCTTGGGGGTGTCAGTCGCACGGTGGCCGGAGGTCGAGAACTGTTCGCTAAGGGCTATGATTTCGTGACACCTGCTGCTGACGGATGGTTGATGACCGATGCGGCACGCTCAATTATCACTGCTATGAGAGGTTAA